A window of Nomascus leucogenys isolate Asia chromosome X, Asia_NLE_v1, whole genome shotgun sequence contains these coding sequences:
- the BEX1 gene encoding protein BEX1 translates to MESKEKRAVNSLSMENANQENEEKEQVANKGEPLALPLDVGEYCVPRGNRRRFRVRQPILQYRWDMMHRLGEPQARMREENMERIGEEVRQLMEKLREKQLSHSLRAVSTDPPHHDHHDEFCLMP, encoded by the coding sequence ATGGAGTCCAAAGAGAAACGAGCAGTGAACAGTCTCAGCATGGAAAATGCCaaccaagaaaatgaagaaaaggagcAAGTTGCTAATAAAGGGGAGCCCTTGGCCCTCCCTTTGGATGTTGGTGAATACTGTGTGCCTAGAGGAAATCGTAGGCGGTTCCGCGTTAGGCAGCCCATCCTGCAGTACAGATGGGATATGATGCATAGGCTTGGAGAACCACAGGCAAGGATGAGAGAGGAGAATATGGAAAGGATTGGGGAGGAGGTGAGACAACTGATGGAAAAGCTGAGGGAAAAGCAGTTGAGTCATAGTCTGCGGGCAGTCAGCACTGACCCCCCTCACCATGACCATCACGATGAGTTTTGCCTTATGCCCTGA